One window of the Leptospira broomii serovar Hurstbridge str. 5399 genome contains the following:
- a CDS encoding TetR/AcrR family transcriptional regulator, which produces MTKPVKKKIKKDTRKSSSSSLAKSFPKKRDRIGTEKALMKAAIQVFAQKGYDAATTKDIAGLAGANEALIMRYFGGKQGLLEAILTRAEELDENGDAFLKKAPAAKDYTHLEEALLDSILERCSEFKNYSDFMKVAVSRIILDANVSKIIQTKIYEKAIPEMVRELEKFKKAGEIDSKVDLKSVAFGISSLTFALGFMGQIVYKVPEPEIKATIREMVRLLHKGLKSD; this is translated from the coding sequence ATGACAAAACCTGTAAAAAAGAAGATCAAAAAAGATACTCGAAAATCCTCTTCTTCGTCCTTAGCAAAATCGTTCCCTAAGAAAAGGGACCGTATCGGAACGGAGAAAGCGTTGATGAAAGCTGCGATTCAGGTTTTCGCTCAAAAAGGGTACGATGCGGCCACGACGAAAGATATTGCCGGATTAGCAGGTGCAAATGAAGCCCTCATAATGCGTTACTTCGGCGGGAAGCAGGGTCTTTTAGAAGCGATTCTCACGAGAGCGGAAGAACTGGACGAAAATGGAGACGCTTTTCTCAAAAAGGCTCCCGCTGCCAAGGACTATACTCATTTAGAGGAAGCCTTGCTCGATTCGATTTTGGAGCGATGTTCCGAATTTAAAAATTATTCCGACTTCATGAAAGTGGCAGTAAGCAGAATCATCTTAGATGCCAACGTAAGTAAAATTATACAGACGAAGATTTATGAAAAAGCCATTCCTGAAATGGTTCGAGAATTAGAGAAATTTAAAAAAGCCGGCGAAATCGATTCTAAAGTGGATCTAAAGTCCGTTGCATTTGGGATTTCCTCACTTACGTTTGCTTTAGGCTTTATGGGGCAAATCGTGTACAAAGTTCCCGAACCCGAAATCAAAGCTACAATCCGAGAGATGGTTCGGTTATTGCATAAAGGATTAAAATCGGATTAG